A DNA window from Aquarana catesbeiana isolate 2022-GZ linkage group LG01, ASM4218655v1, whole genome shotgun sequence contains the following coding sequences:
- the LOC141129157 gene encoding serine/threonine-protein kinase SBK1-like: MASNIHEVTKNTARHVIQLITKTSENLKMMEVSEHFDPIQELGSGSYGKVLLAKHRGSGQLVAVKLLSKQKVPMDNFLVEYGMSISLSGHPNIIRTHEVAFHTNRDYVFVQEVATAGTLHSLIQPNVGLNEETVKKCVPQIASALQYMHNRGMVHCDIKPDNILLMDFECNVIKVADFGLARLQGTEAPSLSGFIPYTAPEQCNLKPGEQLLLHPSIDIWAFGVMVYIAMTGYFPWLGAEVHDPMYREFAWWQVRKDLTLAPEKWMKFSLEARKMFWDLLALNASERCSAMDILIYFHVPWKTENYTRSTAIHMAYREHDVHSRATASAALCLLPDHETTSLSIGAEVEIS; the protein is encoded by the exons ATGGCTTCTAACATCCATGAAGTTACCAAGAACACCGCAAGACATGTCATCCAACTCATCACCAAGACGTCCGAAAATCTGAAGATGATGGAGGTTTCAGAGCACTTTGACCCCATCCAAGAACTTGGGTCGGGGTCATATGGAAAGGTCCTCCTGGCCAAACATCGGGGTTCAG GTCAGTTAGTGGCTGTGAAGCTGCTTAGCAAACAGAAGGTCCCAATGGACAACTTTCTGGTTGAATATGGGATGTCTATCAGCCTCAGCGGCCATCCCAACATCATCAGAACCCATGAAGTTGCCTTTCATACAAACAGAGACTATGTGTTTGTCCAGGAGGTGGCGACAGCTGGAACTCTTCATTCCTTAATACAGCCAAAT GTTGGTTTAAATGAAGAGACAGTAAAGAAGTGCGTTCCTCAGATTGCCAGTGCATTGCAATACATGCACAACAGAGGGATGGTCCACTGTGATATCAAGCCAGACAATATCCTGCTAATGGACTTTGAATGTAATGTTATCAAAGTGGCAGACTTTGGACTGGCAAGGCTCCAGGGAACTGAAGCACCATCCTTGTCCGGGTTCATACCCTACACAGCTCCGGAACAGTGTAACTTGAAACCAGGAGAACAATTGCTTCTACACCCGAGCATTGATATCTGGGCCTTTGGGGTCATGGTTTACATCGCTATGACTGGATACTTTCCTTGGCTAGGAGCAGAGGTTCATGATCCAATGTACAGAGAATTTGCTTGGTGGCAAGTCAGAAAGGATCTGACCTTAGCACCGGAAAAGTGGATGAAATTCTCTCTTGAAGCCAGGAAAATGTTCTGGGACCTTTTGGCCCTCAATGCATCCGAGAGGTGCTCAGCCATGGACATTCTAATATATTTTCATGTACCATGGAAAACAGAAAATTATACAAGGAGCACTGCAATACATATGGCCTACAGAGAACATGATGTACATTCCAGAGCTACAGCAAGTGCCGCCTTGTGTCTTCTACCTGATCACGAGACAACTTCACTTTCCATAGGAGCTGAGGTGGAAATTTCATAA